Proteins encoded in a region of the Haloglomus salinum genome:
- a CDS encoding class I adenylate-forming enzyme family protein, producing MEHHNGEPLRHFGDVATMAADRYGDKTAFTSFGQELSFTEVDQQANQVANLLVEQGVEPGDRVGLFIPNTNQFPPAYFGIIRAGAVAVPLNLRMDPNTLGYVVNNSEADVVIASPVLADEAKQLAGATDIETLLLPGVTDDGIVNYSQAMTDQPTEFDRPERDISDIACQPYTSGTTGKPKGVLLSHENLLSAVEAYTKGGLAVDADDSIVLVLPLFHIFALNAIMSTYLYKGATMHLQPEPDAENMLTALDEHDVTTMAGVPAMYTMMWQEYRGNEDQYDLSALRYVNCAAAPLPDNVRRTIEEAWGVPMIEGWGMTETAPAGTIEPSHGVRKAAGCIGPVLEVCDVKLVDPDTRETKVTNDQLSPFPDQDLDFESEDTTGELAIKGPNVFEGYFKLPEKTAAVFDDEGYFLTEDIMRVDEDGYLWMVDRSDDMIIAGGENIYPAEVEDALYEHSDVAEAGVCAAPHAVKGEAPVAFVVLEEGSDVTEEELRKFTLDHVATYAHPRRIWFVDELPRSATQKVQRFQLEEMAKERLDGGQLESGGEL from the coding sequence ATGGAACACCACAACGGCGAACCGCTGCGCCACTTCGGCGATGTCGCCACGATGGCCGCGGACCGGTACGGCGACAAGACTGCCTTCACCTCCTTCGGGCAGGAACTCTCCTTCACCGAGGTCGACCAGCAGGCCAACCAGGTCGCCAACCTCCTCGTCGAGCAGGGCGTCGAACCCGGCGACCGCGTGGGGCTGTTCATTCCGAACACGAACCAGTTCCCGCCGGCGTACTTCGGCATCATCCGCGCGGGGGCGGTCGCGGTCCCGCTCAACCTCCGGATGGACCCGAACACGCTCGGCTACGTCGTGAACAACTCCGAGGCCGACGTGGTCATCGCCTCGCCCGTTCTCGCCGACGAGGCGAAGCAGCTCGCGGGTGCGACCGACATCGAGACACTTCTCCTGCCCGGCGTCACGGACGACGGCATCGTCAACTACTCGCAGGCGATGACCGACCAGCCCACCGAGTTCGACCGGCCGGAGCGTGACATCTCCGACATCGCCTGCCAGCCGTACACCTCCGGGACGACCGGCAAGCCGAAGGGTGTGCTCCTGAGCCACGAGAACCTCCTCTCTGCGGTCGAAGCCTACACCAAGGGCGGGCTCGCCGTCGACGCCGACGACTCCATCGTCCTCGTGCTGCCGCTGTTCCACATCTTCGCCCTGAACGCAATCATGTCGACGTACCTCTACAAGGGCGCGACGATGCACCTCCAGCCCGAACCGGACGCCGAGAACATGTTGACGGCGCTGGACGAGCACGACGTGACGACGATGGCCGGGGTCCCGGCGATGTACACGATGATGTGGCAGGAGTACCGCGGCAACGAGGACCAGTACGACCTCTCCGCGCTGCGCTACGTCAACTGCGCCGCCGCGCCGCTCCCGGACAACGTCCGCCGGACCATCGAGGAGGCCTGGGGGGTCCCGATGATCGAGGGCTGGGGGATGACCGAGACCGCGCCCGCGGGCACCATCGAGCCCTCGCACGGCGTCCGCAAGGCCGCGGGCTGTATCGGCCCCGTGCTGGAGGTCTGCGACGTGAAACTCGTGGACCCCGACACCCGCGAGACGAAGGTGACGAACGACCAGCTCAGCCCCTTCCCGGACCAGGACCTCGACTTCGAGAGCGAGGACACGACCGGCGAACTCGCCATCAAGGGCCCCAACGTCTTCGAGGGCTACTTCAAGCTCCCCGAGAAGACGGCGGCCGTCTTCGACGACGAGGGCTACTTCCTCACGGAGGACATCATGCGCGTCGACGAGGACGGCTATCTCTGGATGGTCGACCGTTCGGACGACATGATAATCGCGGGTGGGGAGAACATCTACCCCGCCGAGGTCGAGGACGCACTCTACGAGCACTCCGACGTGGCCGAGGCCGGTGTCTGTGCGGCCCCGCATGCTGTCAAGGGCGAGGCACCCGTCGCGTTCGTCGTCCTCGAGGAGGGGTCGGACGTGACCGAGGAGGAACTCCGGAAGTTCACGCTCGACCACGTCGCCACCTACGCCCACCCGCGGCGCATCTGGTTCGTCGACGAACTCCCGCGCAGCGCCACCCAGAAGGTCCAGCGCTTCCAGCTCGAGGAGATGGCCAAGGAGCGACTGGACGGCGGCCAGCTCGAGAGCGGCGGCGAGCTGTAG
- a CDS encoding metal-dependent hydrolase, with translation MGHYGMALLVYAPVGYILVQADPFLAFVGGAGVLALATLPDVDMDLPLVPHRGPTHSLLFLALVAGALGAVGYAVGQGSWQPLGGPTRAAVFGAGIGVLGVGSHLFADMLTPAGVNLFWPLPADSFTFDIARADNTVANYALLGLGAFATAAVLLVAAPA, from the coding sequence ATGGGTCACTACGGGATGGCGTTGCTCGTCTACGCACCTGTCGGCTACATCCTCGTGCAGGCGGACCCGTTCCTGGCGTTCGTGGGCGGGGCGGGCGTGCTCGCGCTCGCGACGCTCCCGGACGTGGACATGGACCTCCCGCTCGTCCCGCACCGGGGGCCGACCCACTCGCTGCTGTTCCTGGCGCTGGTCGCCGGGGCACTGGGAGCGGTCGGGTACGCCGTCGGCCAGGGGTCGTGGCAACCGCTCGGTGGCCCGACGCGTGCGGCGGTGTTCGGCGCCGGAATCGGCGTGCTCGGGGTGGGGTCGCACCTCTTCGCGGATATGCTGACGCCCGCTGGCGTCAACCTCTTCTGGCCGCTCCCCGCCGACTCGTTCACCTTCGATATCGCCCGGGCGGACAACACCGTCGCCAACTACGCCCTCCTCGGACTGGGTGCGTTCGCGACGGCGGCCGTGCTGCTCGTCGCGGCCCCTGCCTGA
- a CDS encoding peroxidase-related enzyme (This protein belongs to a clade of uncharacterized proteins related to peroxidases such as the alkylhydroperoxidase AhpD.) has translation MAPADETPTLRDNAMTRFPVPDFEDLPDDLQERITEEADQAGFTPNVFSAMAHRPEQFRAFFGYYDAIHERSSLAPEEIEMIIVAVSGTNDCYYCIVAHGALLRIFGEAPLLADQIAANHRLADISEEHRAMLDFAVKLTESPGRVDESDLDRLREAGFDDEAIWDIGSVVAYYNLANRMALMTDMRPNEEFHTMGRTQNKD, from the coding sequence ATGGCTCCAGCCGACGAGACGCCGACGCTCCGGGACAACGCGATGACGCGCTTCCCGGTGCCCGACTTCGAGGACCTGCCAGATGACCTCCAGGAGCGAATCACCGAGGAGGCCGACCAGGCCGGCTTCACGCCGAACGTCTTCTCCGCGATGGCCCACCGCCCCGAGCAGTTCCGCGCCTTCTTCGGCTACTACGACGCCATCCACGAGAGGAGTTCGCTCGCGCCCGAGGAGATCGAGATGATAATCGTGGCCGTCTCGGGGACGAACGACTGCTACTACTGCATCGTCGCGCACGGCGCCCTGCTCCGCATCTTCGGCGAGGCACCGCTGCTCGCGGACCAGATTGCGGCCAACCACCGCCTCGCCGACATCTCGGAGGAGCACCGGGCGATGCTCGACTTCGCGGTGAAACTCACCGAGTCGCCGGGGCGCGTCGACGAGTCCGACCTCGACCGCCTCCGCGAGGCCGGCTTCGACGACGAGGCCATCTGGGACATCGGCAGCGTCGTCGCCTACTACAACCTTGCCAACCGGATGGCGCTCATGACGGATATGCGTCCGAACGAGGAGTTCCATACGATGGGGCGCACGCAGAACAAGGACTGA
- a CDS encoding DUF456 domain-containing protein, with product MLGTVEAVWLAALALLLVGILGSLVPGLPGPALSLAGVLSYWWATDYTTPGTLALAGLVALGLLGLAADWFAAPLGAKAGGASTRTTAIAGVVGFVLLFVLGPLGVVVGVAGTVFLLELRGSGDPRGSLRAAGTATVAVLGSALAQLVVTGAMLVGFLLVA from the coding sequence ATGCTGGGTACCGTCGAGGCGGTGTGGCTGGCTGCGCTCGCGCTCCTGCTCGTCGGCATCCTCGGGAGTCTCGTCCCCGGACTCCCGGGGCCGGCGCTGTCGCTGGCCGGCGTCCTGTCCTACTGGTGGGCCACGGACTACACCACGCCCGGCACGCTCGCGCTCGCTGGGCTGGTCGCCCTCGGACTGCTCGGCCTCGCGGCCGACTGGTTCGCGGCCCCGCTGGGTGCGAAGGCGGGCGGCGCCTCGACCAGGACGACGGCCATCGCGGGCGTCGTCGGCTTCGTGCTCCTGTTCGTCCTCGGCCCGCTCGGCGTCGTCGTCGGCGTCGCCGGCACGGTGTTCCTGCTCGAACTCCGGGGGTCGGGTGACCCTCGCGGGTCGCTCCGCGCGGCCGGCACGGCCACCGTCGCGGTCCTCGGGAGCGCGCTCGCACAACTGGTCGTGACGGGGGCGATGCTGGTCGGGTTCCTGCTGGTGGCCTGA
- the tmcA gene encoding tRNA(Met) cytidine acetyltransferase TmcA, producing the protein MDLPELATRLVAEARATDERRLLVLHGSRDACETAASRALDAAGLDRVALLSERDTLDATTRRPPTRSGDLLGETYDATVVDCHDACQPNALGRAAGTVDGGGLLVLLAPPLSEWPDRRDGFDESLAVPPFGLDDVTGVFRRRLVRTLRAHPGVAIAAVTDTDGGVTATIERDGLTDPAPRLATTTGPVEPPAGAAFPAAAYDACLTRDQADAVAACEHLRDPPEAVVLTADRGRGKSSAIGLAAGALALDGRDVLVAAPGYRNASEVFARARELLATVGTDAEWDDEDHTLATDEGRVRFAGPPDAAEAVADPDAATAPDVLLVDEAASLPVRLLERFLTGVPVAFATTVHGYEGAGRGFDVRFRGRLADSDYEVTDCTLDDPIRYAGGDPVEVWSFRALMLGARPPVDDLVADATPGTATYERLDPATLAAPGEEWRLAEAFGLLVLAHYRTEPDDLARLLDAPNVAVRALTHDGHPVAVALLAREGGLPAERRARMYEGERVRGNMLPDVLTTQLRDEAAADPVGVRVLRIATHHAVRSEGLGSRLLREVADEFGPDGSEGADGADRGDTDPPEPRWPAEPVDYLGVGYGATPELLRFWRRNDFRTVHLSTTRNDTSGEYSALMMRPLTEAGATLHDRSADWFARRIGSVLGDPLQDAAPDVVRATLRAADATVPLDLTDREWRTVAAAAYGPGMYAPAPRPFRRLALHDLLGGSAAGLSDTAERLLVRKACQARPWEEVAEELDFVSRRACMRAFGDACVALVDAYGTEAAREEAARYEDG; encoded by the coding sequence ATGGACCTCCCGGAGCTGGCCACCCGGCTCGTCGCCGAGGCCCGTGCCACCGACGAGCGCCGGCTCCTCGTGCTCCACGGCTCGCGCGATGCCTGCGAGACGGCAGCGAGCCGTGCGCTCGACGCCGCTGGCCTCGACCGGGTCGCCCTCCTGAGCGAGCGTGACACGCTGGACGCGACGACCCGGCGGCCGCCGACCCGCTCGGGTGACCTCCTCGGCGAGACGTACGACGCGACGGTCGTGGACTGCCACGACGCGTGCCAGCCGAACGCGCTCGGCCGCGCCGCCGGCACGGTCGACGGGGGCGGCCTCCTCGTGTTGCTCGCGCCGCCGCTCTCCGAGTGGCCCGACCGCCGCGACGGGTTCGACGAGTCGCTGGCGGTCCCGCCGTTCGGTCTCGACGATGTGACCGGCGTCTTCCGACGGCGGCTGGTGCGGACGCTCCGCGCGCATCCGGGCGTGGCCATCGCCGCGGTCACGGACACCGACGGGGGTGTCACCGCCACCATCGAGCGCGACGGGCTGACGGACCCGGCGCCCCGGCTCGCGACGACGACAGGGCCCGTCGAGCCGCCGGCCGGCGCCGCCTTCCCCGCGGCGGCCTACGATGCGTGCCTGACACGCGACCAGGCCGACGCCGTCGCAGCGTGTGAACACCTCCGGGACCCCCCTGAGGCCGTCGTCCTGACGGCCGACCGGGGCCGGGGGAAGTCGAGCGCCATCGGGCTGGCGGCCGGCGCGCTCGCACTCGACGGCCGGGACGTGCTGGTGGCGGCGCCGGGCTACCGGAACGCGAGCGAGGTGTTCGCCCGGGCCCGGGAACTGCTCGCGACGGTCGGCACGGACGCCGAGTGGGACGACGAGGACCACACCCTCGCCACGGACGAGGGGAGGGTCCGGTTCGCGGGCCCGCCGGACGCGGCCGAGGCGGTGGCCGACCCCGACGCGGCGACGGCCCCCGATGTCCTGCTGGTCGACGAGGCTGCCTCGCTCCCGGTCCGCCTGCTCGAACGCTTCCTGACGGGCGTTCCGGTCGCGTTCGCGACGACCGTCCACGGGTACGAGGGTGCCGGCCGTGGCTTCGACGTGCGGTTCCGTGGTCGCCTCGCCGACAGCGACTACGAGGTCACGGACTGCACGCTGGACGACCCCATCCGGTACGCCGGCGGCGACCCCGTGGAGGTGTGGTCCTTCCGGGCGCTCATGCTGGGCGCGCGGCCGCCGGTCGACGACCTCGTGGCCGACGCGACACCCGGGACGGCGACGTACGAGCGTCTCGACCCCGCGACGCTCGCGGCGCCGGGTGAGGAGTGGCGCCTCGCCGAGGCGTTCGGCCTGCTCGTGCTCGCCCACTACCGCACGGAGCCGGACGACCTCGCGCGCCTGCTCGACGCGCCGAACGTCGCCGTCCGTGCGCTCACCCACGACGGCCACCCGGTCGCCGTGGCGCTCCTCGCGCGGGAGGGCGGGCTCCCGGCCGAGCGCCGCGCCCGGATGTACGAGGGCGAGCGCGTGCGCGGCAACATGCTCCCGGACGTGCTGACAACGCAGTTGCGCGACGAGGCGGCCGCCGACCCGGTCGGGGTCCGGGTGCTCCGCATCGCGACCCATCACGCCGTCCGCTCGGAGGGGCTGGGGAGCCGGCTCCTGCGCGAGGTCGCCGACGAGTTCGGGCCGGACGGGTCGGAGGGAGCGGACGGGGCAGACAGGGGCGACACCGACCCACCGGAACCGCGCTGGCCCGCCGAGCCCGTCGACTACCTCGGTGTCGGCTACGGTGCGACCCCGGAACTCCTCCGGTTCTGGCGGCGCAACGACTTCCGGACGGTCCATCTCTCGACGACGCGCAACGACACCTCCGGCGAGTACTCCGCGCTGATGATGCGTCCGCTCACGGAGGCGGGCGCCACCCTCCACGACCGGAGCGCGGACTGGTTCGCGCGGCGAATCGGGAGCGTTCTCGGCGACCCGCTCCAGGACGCGGCCCCGGACGTGGTCAGGGCGACGCTCCGCGCGGCCGACGCGACGGTCCCGCTGGACCTCACCGACCGCGAGTGGCGGACCGTCGCGGCCGCCGCGTACGGGCCCGGGATGTACGCCCCGGCACCGCGGCCGTTCCGCCGACTCGCGCTCCACGACCTCCTCGGGGGCTCGGCGGCGGGCCTGAGCGACACCGCAGAGCGCCTCCTCGTGCGGAAGGCGTGTCAGGCCCGTCCCTGGGAGGAGGTGGCCGAGGAACTCGACTTCGTCTCCCGCCGCGCCTGCATGCGTGCGTTCGGGGACGCCTGCGTCGCGCTCGTGGACGCGTACGGGACCGAGGCGGCTCGCGAGGAAGCAGCGCGGTACGAGGACGGCTGA
- a CDS encoding nucleotidyltransferase domain-containing protein: MTSDDPPGLADALAAVERDHDARVVAARDIGSRAWNLHSPLSDHDVAALFVQRPAAYARLGDVVDSVERTEGETELRAWNVRRFGELLADSNPTALEFCHSPLVYRAYEPLSALVADVAEEFGPMSVYHHYRSLATRQYHKYLQQRLLDGGEPVFVVVADLDGAYRVRPVDDPDGPTERVPTDRYEVATTDRTVKRALYVVRGILYAEYVRDTHRFPPLDFGAFLDSIGEVEGFDPDPELVATARDLAERKRAGDGDALVGDPVGPGALPPEHIDPETHAVRGIPRERVNAFIERALADAPE; this comes from the coding sequence ATGACCAGCGACGACCCGCCGGGGTTGGCCGATGCGCTCGCGGCGGTCGAGCGTGACCACGATGCACGTGTCGTGGCCGCTCGCGACATCGGCAGTCGGGCGTGGAACCTCCACTCGCCCTTGAGCGACCACGACGTGGCCGCGCTGTTCGTCCAGCGCCCGGCCGCGTACGCACGTCTCGGCGACGTGGTCGACTCCGTCGAGCGGACGGAGGGCGAGACGGAACTCCGGGCCTGGAACGTCCGCCGGTTCGGTGAACTCCTCGCCGACTCCAACCCGACGGCGCTGGAGTTCTGCCACTCGCCGCTCGTCTACCGGGCCTACGAGCCGCTGTCGGCGCTCGTCGCGGACGTGGCCGAGGAGTTCGGCCCGATGTCGGTCTACCACCACTACCGCTCGCTGGCGACCCGGCAGTACCACAAGTACCTCCAGCAGCGGCTGCTCGACGGCGGCGAGCCAGTGTTCGTGGTCGTCGCGGACCTCGACGGCGCGTACCGCGTCCGACCGGTCGACGACCCGGACGGGCCGACCGAGCGCGTCCCGACGGACCGCTACGAGGTGGCGACCACGGACCGGACGGTCAAGCGGGCGCTGTACGTCGTCCGGGGCATCCTCTACGCCGAGTACGTCCGGGACACCCACCGGTTCCCGCCGCTGGATTTCGGCGCGTTCCTCGACTCGATCGGGGAGGTCGAGGGGTTCGACCCGGACCCGGAACTGGTCGCGACGGCCCGTGACCTCGCCGAGCGCAAGCGGGCCGGCGACGGGGATGCGCTCGTGGGCGACCCCGTCGGGCCGGGCGCGTTGCCCCCGGAGCACATCGACCCGGAGACCCACGCCGTCCGTGGCATCCCCCGCGAGCGGGTGAACGCGTTCATCGAGCGGGCGCTGGCCGACGCGCCCGAGTGA
- a CDS encoding DUF7545 family protein, with the protein MSDQSDAVTLTIDGPDGDDEVTLPEGLLEMLAEGDESAAQVVGDLAMFGCAQRIHATVHHSEGGVDEELEAIEETTMDLFEERFGATYGELTGHQH; encoded by the coding sequence ATGTCAGACCAGTCCGACGCGGTCACGCTCACCATCGACGGTCCCGACGGCGACGACGAGGTCACGCTCCCGGAGGGCCTCCTCGAGATGCTCGCCGAGGGCGACGAGTCCGCGGCCCAGGTCGTCGGTGACCTCGCGATGTTCGGCTGCGCACAGCGCATCCACGCCACCGTCCACCACTCCGAGGGCGGCGTGGACGAGGAGCTGGAGGCCATCGAGGAGACGACCATGGACCTGTTCGAGGAGCGCTTCGGCGCCACCTACGGCGAGCTGACCGGCCACCAGCACTGA
- a CDS encoding 2,5-diamino-6-(ribosylamino)-4(3H)-pyrimidinone 5'-phosphate reductase: protein MYVHANAATSVDGKLSTRRREQVRISGNEDFARVDRLRAQADAVLVGVGTVLADDPSLVRHDEAHRASERADADGPPARVVVDSRGRTPLDAAILDGEPTTYLLASDALSADRERALATAGATVVRASSEGDRARVDLAAGLDALAERGVDRLMVEGGGEVIFSLFDAGLVDRLTLYVGSLVIGGRDAPTLADGEGFVDSFPSLSLEAVERLDDGVLLSYDVA, encoded by the coding sequence GTGTACGTCCACGCGAACGCGGCGACCAGCGTCGACGGGAAGCTCTCGACCCGCCGGCGCGAGCAGGTCCGCATCTCCGGCAACGAGGACTTCGCCCGCGTCGACCGCCTCCGCGCCCAGGCCGACGCCGTGCTCGTCGGCGTCGGGACCGTCCTCGCGGACGACCCTTCGCTGGTGCGCCACGACGAGGCCCACCGCGCCAGCGAGCGGGCGGATGCGGACGGCCCACCCGCACGGGTCGTCGTCGACAGCCGGGGGCGCACGCCGCTCGACGCCGCTATCCTCGACGGCGAGCCGACGACCTACCTGCTGGCGAGCGACGCGCTCTCGGCCGACCGCGAGCGGGCGCTCGCGACGGCGGGGGCGACGGTCGTTCGCGCGTCGAGCGAGGGGGACCGAGCGCGCGTCGACCTCGCGGCCGGGCTGGATGCGCTCGCCGAGCGGGGTGTCGACCGGCTCATGGTCGAGGGCGGCGGTGAGGTCATCTTCTCGCTGTTCGACGCCGGCCTCGTCGACCGGCTGACGCTCTACGTCGGGTCGCTGGTCATCGGTGGTCGGGACGCCCCGACGCTCGCCGACGGGGAGGGGTTCGTCGACTCGTTCCCGTCGCTGTCGCTGGAGGCGGTCGAGCGGCTGGACGACGGCGTCCTGCTGTCGTACGACGTCGCCTGA
- a CDS encoding GNAT family N-acetyltransferase → MEFRQQPTFERPERQEIYDLVERHGRVDYEEARQDLRMDHEMFGHHVAMLTRDGALNRTEEGALEVAFESGAIEEYQVDDTLFCIRQARQDDLTGLIGAIRSTTETAPYVEAESVADIVENEETLLRHNEVETRVFFVATVDGDVVGWAGVKGNDLAKLSHTAELTVGVVDQYQGLGIGSHLLVRGVGWAAANGYDRVYNSVPATNGAAVEFLEDHGWEVEAVREGHYRIDDEPVDELMLAVEV, encoded by the coding sequence ATGGAGTTCCGCCAGCAGCCCACGTTCGAGCGGCCGGAGCGACAGGAGATATACGACCTCGTCGAGCGCCACGGGCGCGTCGACTACGAGGAGGCCCGGCAGGACCTGCGGATGGACCACGAGATGTTCGGGCACCACGTCGCGATGCTGACCCGGGATGGCGCCCTGAACCGGACCGAGGAGGGCGCCCTGGAGGTGGCGTTCGAGTCGGGGGCCATCGAGGAGTACCAGGTCGACGACACGCTGTTCTGTATCCGACAGGCCCGACAGGACGACCTGACCGGTCTCATCGGGGCCATCCGCTCGACCACCGAGACCGCGCCCTACGTCGAGGCCGAGTCCGTCGCGGACATCGTCGAGAACGAGGAGACGCTGCTGCGGCACAACGAGGTCGAGACGCGCGTTTTCTTCGTCGCGACCGTCGACGGCGACGTGGTGGGCTGGGCCGGCGTGAAGGGCAACGACCTCGCGAAGCTATCGCACACCGCCGAACTCACCGTCGGCGTGGTCGACCAGTACCAGGGGCTCGGCATCGGCAGTCACCTCCTCGTCCGCGGGGTCGGCTGGGCGGCGGCCAACGGCTACGACCGCGTCTACAACTCCGTCCCGGCGACGAACGGGGCCGCCGTCGAGTTCCTCGAGGACCACGGCTGGGAGGTCGAGGCCGTCCGAGAGGGCCACTACCGTATCGACGACGAGCCGGTGGACGAGCTGATGCTGGCCGTCGAGGTCTGA
- a CDS encoding acyl-CoA dehydrogenase family protein has product MATDPIDYGALEESADCNYWEYDPTLQAVAERLYPDSDLDWAQSQLEEFGEVLGHSVAHNAALIDENPPELHTYDNYGEVQNHVEYHPKQFENERITYEEFGLSHDVFHAPEGRDEPLNISHALLMQTFLSYADQGFTCPASMTVGAAIVLEKFDDGPLEEFFQGLTADDYDEHIEGAMFLTEKQGGSDVGANETRAEPADPETVSDDAPEDAEVYRLHGEKWFCSNIDGQGALALARTPDADEGTAGLSLFLVPHEVDGQPNGQVYRRLKDKLGTLSVPTGEIEFEGAEAYLVGEAERGFKYMAEMMNYERLSNAAASVSAIGRTLLAAKVRAADREAFGDVIQEYPLMRRDLVEMTVDYEAAATFTFEAARLMDRREEEGDESEAYRLMRLLIPIAKYRTARMAVDNTSYAMEVLGGNGYVSGFVTERFFRDAQVLPIWEGPSNVLSLDVLRALEREGAAEALLPYVQAKLDAVEHPHLEPLAEEVEAAFGDLQRGLGALAGEDGDYAQYQAKKLADLIFDVVTATLLLEQAQDDIDAGEGRRALVAEGFVNTRFRDESRVIDSGERFAMTDEVFDGVARYASVAPDALVDTPEPTADD; this is encoded by the coding sequence ATGGCAACGGACCCCATCGACTACGGTGCCCTCGAGGAGTCGGCGGACTGCAACTACTGGGAGTACGACCCCACGTTGCAGGCCGTCGCCGAGCGGCTCTACCCCGACTCGGACCTCGACTGGGCGCAGAGCCAACTCGAGGAGTTCGGCGAGGTACTGGGCCACAGCGTGGCCCACAACGCGGCCCTCATCGACGAGAACCCGCCGGAGCTGCACACCTACGACAACTACGGCGAGGTCCAGAACCACGTCGAGTACCACCCGAAGCAGTTCGAGAACGAGCGCATCACCTACGAGGAGTTCGGCCTCAGTCACGACGTCTTCCACGCCCCCGAGGGCCGGGACGAACCGCTGAACATCTCGCACGCCCTCCTGATGCAGACGTTCCTCTCGTACGCCGACCAGGGGTTCACCTGTCCGGCGTCGATGACCGTCGGCGCGGCCATCGTCCTCGAGAAGTTCGACGACGGCCCGCTGGAGGAGTTCTTCCAGGGACTCACGGCCGACGACTACGACGAGCACATCGAGGGCGCCATGTTCCTCACGGAGAAGCAGGGCGGCTCCGACGTGGGTGCCAACGAGACCCGCGCCGAGCCGGCCGACCCCGAGACGGTCTCCGACGACGCGCCAGAGGACGCCGAGGTCTACCGGCTCCACGGCGAGAAGTGGTTCTGCTCGAACATCGACGGGCAGGGCGCGCTCGCGCTGGCCCGGACCCCGGACGCCGACGAGGGGACCGCCGGCCTGTCGCTGTTCCTCGTCCCCCACGAGGTCGACGGCCAGCCCAACGGACAGGTGTACCGCCGGCTGAAGGACAAACTCGGGACGCTCTCCGTGCCGACGGGCGAGATCGAGTTCGAGGGCGCCGAGGCCTACCTCGTCGGCGAGGCGGAACGCGGCTTCAAGTACATGGCCGAGATGATGAACTACGAGCGGCTCTCGAACGCGGCCGCTTCGGTCTCGGCCATCGGCCGCACCCTGCTCGCGGCGAAGGTCCGGGCCGCCGACCGCGAGGCGTTCGGTGACGTCATCCAGGAGTACCCCCTGATGCGGCGTGACCTCGTCGAGATGACGGTGGACTACGAGGCCGCCGCGACGTTCACCTTCGAGGCCGCCCGGCTGATGGACCGCCGTGAGGAGGAGGGAGACGAGAGCGAGGCCTACCGCCTGATGCGCCTGCTCATCCCCATCGCGAAGTACCGGACCGCGCGGATGGCCGTCGACAACACGAGCTACGCGATGGAGGTGCTGGGCGGCAACGGCTACGTCTCCGGCTTCGTCACGGAGCGGTTCTTCCGCGACGCGCAGGTACTCCCCATCTGGGAAGGCCCGTCCAACGTCCTCTCGCTGGATGTCCTCCGCGCGCTCGAGCGCGAGGGGGCCGCCGAGGCGCTGCTCCCGTACGTGCAGGCAAAGCTCGACGCCGTCGAGCATCCACACCTCGAACCGCTGGCCGAGGAGGTCGAGGCGGCCTTCGGCGACCTCCAGCGCGGCCTCGGCGCGCTCGCGGGCGAAGACGGCGACTACGCCCAGTACCAGGCCAAGAAGCTCGCGGACCTCATCTTCGACGTGGTGACGGCCACGCTCCTGCTCGAACAGGCCCAGGACGACATCGACGCCGGTGAGGGCCGCCGTGCCCTCGTGGCGGAGGGCTTCGTCAACACCCGCTTCCGCGACGAGTCACGCGTCATCGACTCCGGCGAGCGCTTCGCCATGACCGACGAGGTGTTCGACGGCGTCGCGCGGTACGCGAGCGTGGCGCCCGACGCGCTGGTCGATACCCCCGAGCCGACCGCCGACGACTGA